One stretch of Prunus persica cultivar Lovell chromosome G1, Prunus_persica_NCBIv2, whole genome shotgun sequence DNA includes these proteins:
- the LOC18793536 gene encoding pentatricopeptide repeat-containing protein At1g19720 isoform X2, with the protein MENFTIPCKSSPPTPILPSKLGNPSEFSLRHAKPIISFSRKTLPKFTDTHLNYLCKNGQFSEAITVLDSIAQIGSKVPPTTYMNLLQSCIDTNSIQLGRKLHEHIDLVEEINPFVETKLVSMYAKCGFLDDARKVFHAMRERNLYTWSAMIGACLRDQRWKEVVELFFSMMKDGVLPDYFLFPKILQACGNCSNIEATKLIHSIAVRCNLTSCIHVNNSILAVYAKCGILEWARRFFDNMDERDGVSWNAIISGYCHKGESEEARRLFDAMSKEGIEPGLVTWNTLIASHNQLRHCDVAMELMRRMESCGITPDVYTWTSMISGFAQNNRKHQSLDFFKKMLLAGVQPNGITITSAISACTSLKSLNQGLEIYSLAIKMGFIDDVLVGNSLIDMFSKCGEVEAAQKIFSMIPDKDVYTWNSMIGGYCQAKYCGKAYELFTKMQESDVHPNAVTWNVMITGYMQNGDADQAMDLFQRMEKDGKIKRNTASWNSLVSGYLQLGEKNKAFGVFRQMQAYCVNPNSVTILSVLPSCANLVAMKKVKEIHGSVLRRNLESEIPVANALIDTYAKSGNIAYSRIIFDTMSSKDTITWNSAISGYVLHGRSDVALDLFDQMKKSGFEPNRGTFANIIHAYSLAGKVDEGTQAFHSITEDYQIIPGLEHYSAMVDLYGRSGRLQEAMEFIEVRAGEHLLVSEPGNVLIQQLMLQAYALCGKSEDISKLRKFGKDYPKKKFLGQCWIEVKNSLHTFISGDRLKLCSIFLNLWLQNIEEKAKTPDLCNELCVEEEEEEIGWIHSEKLAFAFALSGSPSVPQSIRIMKNLRMCGDCHRIAKYISVAFGCDIYLSDVKSFHHFSNGRCSCGDYW; encoded by the exons ATGGAGAATTTCACAATCCCATGCAAATCAAGCCCTCCCACACCTATTCTACCCTCCAAACTTGGCAACCCATCAGAATTCTCACTAAGACACGCCAAACCCATAATCTCTTTCTCCAGGAAAACTCTCCCAAAATTCACCGACACTCATTTAAACTATCTCTGCAAGAATGGCCAGTTCAGCGAGGCCATCACGGTTCTTGACTCTATTGCCCAAATTGGGTCCAAGGTACCACCCACCACTTATATGAATTTACTTCAATCTTGTATTGACACCAATTCCATTCAGCTGGGTCGGAAGCTCCATGAGCATATTGATTTAGTTGAGGAAATAAACCCATTTGTTGAGACTAAGTTGGTGAGCATGTATGCCAAATGTGGGTTTTTGGATGATGCTCGTAAGGTGTTTCACGCAATGCGTGAGAGAAATTTGTACACTTGGTCAGCCATGATTGGTGCGTGTCTTAGAGACCAAAGGTGGAAAGAGGTTGTGGAGCTTTTTTtctcgatgatgaaagatGGAGTTTTGCCGGATTACTTTTTGTTCCCTAAGATATTGCAGGCTTGTGGGAATTGTTCCAATATCGAGGCCACGAAATTGATACATTCCATTGCGGTTCGGTGTAATTTGACTAGTTGTATTCATGTGAACAATTCAATATTAGCCGTGTACGCAAAGTGTGGAATTTTGGAGTGGGCAAGGAGGTTTTTTGACAACATGGATGAGAGGGATGGGGTGAGTTGGAATGCAATTATATCTGGTTATTGCCACAAGGGTGAGAGTGAAGAAGCTCGTAGACTGTTTGATGCGATGAGCAAAGAAGGGATTGAACCGGGTTTGGTAACGTGGAATACGTTAATTGCTAGTCATAACCAGTTACGGCATTGTGATGTTGCGATGGAACTGATGAGGAGGATGGAGAGCTGTGGGATAACTCCTGATGTATATACTTGGACTTCTATGATTTCAGGGTTTGCTCAAAACAACAGGAAACACCAGTCACTGGATTTTTTTAAGAAGATGCTTTTGGCAGGAGTACAACCAAACGGGATTACAATTACTAGTGCAATCTCAGCATGCACGTCTTTAAAATCACTGAACCAAGGGTTGGAAATCTATTCTCTTGCTATAAAGATGGGTTTCATTGATGACGTACTGGTTGGAAATTCACTCATTGACATGTTTTCAAAGTGTGGGGAAGTGGAAGCTGCTCAGAAGATCTTCAGTATGATCCCAGATAAAGATGTCTACACTTGGAACTCAATGATAGGAGGATATTGCCAAGCCAAGTATTGTGGTAAGGCGTATGAACTGTTCACGAAGATGCAGGAATCAGATGTACATCCCAATGCCGTGACCTGGAATGTGATGATCACAGGATACATGCAGAATGGAGATGCTGATCAAGCAATGGACCTCTTCCAAAGGATGGAAAAAGATGGGAAAATTAAACGAAATACGGCATCATGGAACTCTCTTGTCTCTGGCTACCTGCAACTTGGGGAAAAAAACAAGGCATTTGGGGTGTTCAGGCAGATGCAGGCCTACTGTGTTAATCCCAATTCAGTTACTATATTGAGTGTCCTACCTTCTTGTGCGAATTTAGTTGCCATGAAAAAGGTGAAAGAGATTCATGGTAGTGTATTGCGTAGAAATTTGGAGTCTGAAATCCCTGTTGCAAATGCCCTGATTGACACTTATGCCAAATCAGGAAACATAGCATATTCAAGAATCATATTTGATACAATGTCGTCCAAAGATACCATCACCTGGAACTCAGCAATTTCTGGTTATGTCTTACATGGTCGTTCAGATGTTGCACTTGATCTTTTTGATCAGATGAAGAAGTCAGGGTTTGAACCAAATAGAGGTACCTTTGCAAATATCATACATGCATACAGTCTGGCTGGAAAGGTAGATGAGGGAACACAAGCGTTCCACAGCATCACTGAAGACTATCAAATTATACCAGGTCTAGAACATTATTCAGCTATGGTAGATCTATATGGTCGTTCTGGTAGGCTTCAAGAAGCAATGGAGTTTATTGAAG TTCGTGCAGGGGAGCATTTACTTGTCTCAGAACCAGGGAATGTTTTGATTCAACAGTTAATGTTACAGGCATATGCTTTATGTGGGAAGTCTGAGGATATATCAAAATTGAGAAAGTTTGGAAAAGattatccaaaaaagaaatttcttgGTCAGTGCTGGATTGAAGTCAAGAACTCACTGCATACGTTTATTTCAGGTGACAGATTGAAATTATGCTCAATCTTTCTAAATTTGTGGTTACAAAACATAGaagaaaaggcaaagacaCCTGATTTGTGTAATGAGCTATgtgttgaggaagaagaggaggaaattGGCTGGATCCACAGTGAAAAGCTTGCATTTGCTTTTGCCCTGAGTGGCTCTCCAAGTGTACCCCAAAGTATTAGGATTATGAAAAATCTGAGAATGTGTGGAGACTGCCATAGGATAGCGAAGTACATATCTGTGGCTTTTGGGTGTGATATATATTTGAGCGACGTGAAGTCCTTCCACCATTTTAGTAATGGCCGTTGTTCTTGTGGGGACTATTGGTAG
- the LOC18793536 gene encoding pentatricopeptide repeat-containing protein At1g19720 isoform X1 has product MENFTIPCKSSPPTPILPSKLGNPSEFSLRHAKPIISFSRKTLPKFTDTHLNYLCKNGQFSEAITVLDSIAQIGSKVPPTTYMNLLQSCIDTNSIQLGRKLHEHIDLVEEINPFVETKLVSMYAKCGFLDDARKVFHAMRERNLYTWSAMIGACLRDQRWKEVVELFFSMMKDGVLPDYFLFPKILQACGNCSNIEATKLIHSIAVRCNLTSCIHVNNSILAVYAKCGILEWARRFFDNMDERDGVSWNAIISGYCHKGESEEARRLFDAMSKEGIEPGLVTWNTLIASHNQLRHCDVAMELMRRMESCGITPDVYTWTSMISGFAQNNRKHQSLDFFKKMLLAGVQPNGITITSAISACTSLKSLNQGLEIYSLAIKMGFIDDVLVGNSLIDMFSKCGEVEAAQKIFSMIPDKDVYTWNSMIGGYCQAKYCGKAYELFTKMQESDVHPNAVTWNVMITGYMQNGDADQAMDLFQRMEKDGKIKRNTASWNSLVSGYLQLGEKNKAFGVFRQMQAYCVNPNSVTILSVLPSCANLVAMKKVKEIHGSVLRRNLESEIPVANALIDTYAKSGNIAYSRIIFDTMSSKDTITWNSAISGYVLHGRSDVALDLFDQMKKSGFEPNRGTFANIIHAYSLAGKVDEGTQAFHSITEDYQIIPGLEHYSAMVDLYGRSGRLQEAMEFIEGMPIEPDSSVWGALFTACRIYGNLALAVRAGEHLLVSEPGNVLIQQLMLQAYALCGKSEDISKLRKFGKDYPKKKFLGQCWIEVKNSLHTFISGDRLKLCSIFLNLWLQNIEEKAKTPDLCNELCVEEEEEEIGWIHSEKLAFAFALSGSPSVPQSIRIMKNLRMCGDCHRIAKYISVAFGCDIYLSDVKSFHHFSNGRCSCGDYW; this is encoded by the coding sequence ATGGAGAATTTCACAATCCCATGCAAATCAAGCCCTCCCACACCTATTCTACCCTCCAAACTTGGCAACCCATCAGAATTCTCACTAAGACACGCCAAACCCATAATCTCTTTCTCCAGGAAAACTCTCCCAAAATTCACCGACACTCATTTAAACTATCTCTGCAAGAATGGCCAGTTCAGCGAGGCCATCACGGTTCTTGACTCTATTGCCCAAATTGGGTCCAAGGTACCACCCACCACTTATATGAATTTACTTCAATCTTGTATTGACACCAATTCCATTCAGCTGGGTCGGAAGCTCCATGAGCATATTGATTTAGTTGAGGAAATAAACCCATTTGTTGAGACTAAGTTGGTGAGCATGTATGCCAAATGTGGGTTTTTGGATGATGCTCGTAAGGTGTTTCACGCAATGCGTGAGAGAAATTTGTACACTTGGTCAGCCATGATTGGTGCGTGTCTTAGAGACCAAAGGTGGAAAGAGGTTGTGGAGCTTTTTTtctcgatgatgaaagatGGAGTTTTGCCGGATTACTTTTTGTTCCCTAAGATATTGCAGGCTTGTGGGAATTGTTCCAATATCGAGGCCACGAAATTGATACATTCCATTGCGGTTCGGTGTAATTTGACTAGTTGTATTCATGTGAACAATTCAATATTAGCCGTGTACGCAAAGTGTGGAATTTTGGAGTGGGCAAGGAGGTTTTTTGACAACATGGATGAGAGGGATGGGGTGAGTTGGAATGCAATTATATCTGGTTATTGCCACAAGGGTGAGAGTGAAGAAGCTCGTAGACTGTTTGATGCGATGAGCAAAGAAGGGATTGAACCGGGTTTGGTAACGTGGAATACGTTAATTGCTAGTCATAACCAGTTACGGCATTGTGATGTTGCGATGGAACTGATGAGGAGGATGGAGAGCTGTGGGATAACTCCTGATGTATATACTTGGACTTCTATGATTTCAGGGTTTGCTCAAAACAACAGGAAACACCAGTCACTGGATTTTTTTAAGAAGATGCTTTTGGCAGGAGTACAACCAAACGGGATTACAATTACTAGTGCAATCTCAGCATGCACGTCTTTAAAATCACTGAACCAAGGGTTGGAAATCTATTCTCTTGCTATAAAGATGGGTTTCATTGATGACGTACTGGTTGGAAATTCACTCATTGACATGTTTTCAAAGTGTGGGGAAGTGGAAGCTGCTCAGAAGATCTTCAGTATGATCCCAGATAAAGATGTCTACACTTGGAACTCAATGATAGGAGGATATTGCCAAGCCAAGTATTGTGGTAAGGCGTATGAACTGTTCACGAAGATGCAGGAATCAGATGTACATCCCAATGCCGTGACCTGGAATGTGATGATCACAGGATACATGCAGAATGGAGATGCTGATCAAGCAATGGACCTCTTCCAAAGGATGGAAAAAGATGGGAAAATTAAACGAAATACGGCATCATGGAACTCTCTTGTCTCTGGCTACCTGCAACTTGGGGAAAAAAACAAGGCATTTGGGGTGTTCAGGCAGATGCAGGCCTACTGTGTTAATCCCAATTCAGTTACTATATTGAGTGTCCTACCTTCTTGTGCGAATTTAGTTGCCATGAAAAAGGTGAAAGAGATTCATGGTAGTGTATTGCGTAGAAATTTGGAGTCTGAAATCCCTGTTGCAAATGCCCTGATTGACACTTATGCCAAATCAGGAAACATAGCATATTCAAGAATCATATTTGATACAATGTCGTCCAAAGATACCATCACCTGGAACTCAGCAATTTCTGGTTATGTCTTACATGGTCGTTCAGATGTTGCACTTGATCTTTTTGATCAGATGAAGAAGTCAGGGTTTGAACCAAATAGAGGTACCTTTGCAAATATCATACATGCATACAGTCTGGCTGGAAAGGTAGATGAGGGAACACAAGCGTTCCACAGCATCACTGAAGACTATCAAATTATACCAGGTCTAGAACATTATTCAGCTATGGTAGATCTATATGGTCGTTCTGGTAGGCTTCAAGAAGCAATGGAGTTTATTGAAGGTATGCCCATAGAACCAGACTCCTCTGTTTGGGGTGCCTTATTTACAGCATGTAGGATTTATGGGAACCTTGCCTTGGCAGTTCGTGCAGGGGAGCATTTACTTGTCTCAGAACCAGGGAATGTTTTGATTCAACAGTTAATGTTACAGGCATATGCTTTATGTGGGAAGTCTGAGGATATATCAAAATTGAGAAAGTTTGGAAAAGattatccaaaaaagaaatttcttgGTCAGTGCTGGATTGAAGTCAAGAACTCACTGCATACGTTTATTTCAGGTGACAGATTGAAATTATGCTCAATCTTTCTAAATTTGTGGTTACAAAACATAGaagaaaaggcaaagacaCCTGATTTGTGTAATGAGCTATgtgttgaggaagaagaggaggaaattGGCTGGATCCACAGTGAAAAGCTTGCATTTGCTTTTGCCCTGAGTGGCTCTCCAAGTGTACCCCAAAGTATTAGGATTATGAAAAATCTGAGAATGTGTGGAGACTGCCATAGGATAGCGAAGTACATATCTGTGGCTTTTGGGTGTGATATATATTTGAGCGACGTGAAGTCCTTCCACCATTTTAGTAATGGCCGTTGTTCTTGTGGGGACTATTGGTAG
- the LOC18793759 gene encoding cytokinin dehydrogenase 5 — MATRLLLITFAICRLIVTVGLTVDPTELLRLVVDGQLSVDPSDVDTASKDFGLMTRAEPLAVLHPGSAQDVARLVRAAYSSAHGFTVSARGHGHSINGQAQTNNGVVIEMNGGGSSGRVMSRVRSGSGRVSEKGMYVDAWGGELWIDVLRSTLEYGLAPKSWTDYLYLSVGGTLSNAGISGQAFNHGPQISSVDELDVVTGRGELLTCSEEKNSELFHAVLGGLGQFGIITRARIALEPAPQRVRWIRVLYSNFSAFTKDQEFLISLHGQPSTHKFDYVEGFVIVDEGLINNWRSSFFSPSNPVKITSINSQGGVLYCLEITKNYHESTADTIDQEIEGLLKKLDFVPTSVFTTDLPYVDFLDRVHKAELKLRSKSLWDVPHPWLNLFVPKSRISDFDKGVFKGILGNKTSGPILIYPMNKDKWDQRSSVVTPDEDIFYLVALLRSALDTGDETHTLEHLTNQNRQILKFCDDAGIKVKQYLPHYTTQEEWMDHFGDKWGQFYQRKMDFDPRRILATGQRIFSPSSSVPISNHGGDKLLSIS, encoded by the exons ATGGCGACTAGGCTTCTTTTAATTACATTCGCCATCTGCAGATTGATTGTTACTGTTGGATTAACCGTGGACCCCACGGAGCTTCTCCGGCTTGTTGTTGACGGTCAACTCAGCGTCGACCCCTCCGACGTCGACACCGCCTCCAAGGACTTCGGCTTGATGACCCGAGCCGAGCCCCTGGCAGTTCTGCACCCGGGCTCTGCCCAAGACGTGGCCAGACTCGTGCGAGCCGCTTACTCTTCGGCTCACGGATTCACGGTCTCGGCGAGGGGCCACGGGCACTCCATCAACGGACAGGCTCAGACCAACAATGGGGTCGTCATTGAAATGAACGGCGGCGGATCATCAGGAAGAGTTATGAGTCGGGTAAGAAGTGGGTCGGGTCGGGTTTCGGAGAAGGGTATGTACGTGGACGCCTGGGGTGGGGAGCTGTGGATAGATGTGCTGAGGAGCACGCTGGAATATGGACTCGCACCAAAGTCGTGGACGGACTACTTGTACTTGTCGGTCGGAGGAACCCTCTCCAACGCGGGTATCAGCGGCCAAGCGTTCAATCATGGCCCTCAGATTAGCAGTGTTGATGAGCTCGACGTTGTTACAG GCAGGGGCGAGCTATTGACATGTTCAGAAGAGAAAAACTCAGAGCTGTTCCACGCTGTTCTTGGTGGGCTAGGGCAATTTGGAATCATCACTAGGGCTAGAATTGCTCTCGAACCTGCCCCCCAAAgg GTGAGGTGGATCCGAGTACTGTATTCCAACTTTTCGGCTTTTACCAAAGATCAGGAATTCCTCATCTCTCTGCATGGGCAACCCTCCACCCACAAGTTCGATTATGTCGAGGGTTTCGTGATTGTAGATGAAGGCCTCATCAACAATTGGAGGTCGTCTTTCTTCTCTCCTAGCAACCCCGTCAAAATCACCTCTATTAATTCTCAAGGGGGTGTTTTATATTGCTTGGAGATTACCAAAAACTACCATGAATCAACCGCTGATACAATTGACCAG GAAATAGAGggtttgttaaaaaaattggattttgTACCCACGTCGGTCTTCACAACGGATCTTCCTTACGTGGATTTTCTGGACCGGGTCCACAAGGCCGAGCTGAAGCTCCGGTCCAAGAGTTTGTGGGACGTGCCTCACCCATGGCTCAACCTTTTTGTCCCCAAATCAAGGATTTCTGACTTCGATAAGGGGGTGTTCAAGGGTATTTTGGGCAATAAGACAAGCGGGCCCATCCTCATTTACCCCATGAACAAAGACAA GTGGGACCAGAGGAGTTCGGTGGTGACACCCGATGAGGACATCTTTTACCTAGTGGCATTGCTAAGATCCGCCTTGGATACTGGCGATGAGACCCACACCTTGGAGCACCTGACCAATCAGAACCGTCAGATCCTCAAATTCTGTGATGATGCAGGCATCAAGGTGAAACAGTACCTTCCCCACTACACTACACAGGAGGAGTGGATGGACCACTTTGGAGATAAGTGGGGCCAATTTTACCAGAGGAAGATGGATTTCGACCCCCGGCGCATTTTAGCCACTGGCCAACGTATTTTTAGCCCATCCTCTTCCGTTCCAATTTCTAATCACGGTGGTGATAAATTGTTGTCAATTTCTTGA
- the LOC18788574 gene encoding thioredoxin H-type, giving the protein MAGENQVIDCNTTDAWEEQLHRGNENKRLLVVDFTAWSYGPCQLIAPILAELAKKNPEVTFLKVYVDELKTVSEKWGVDAVPTFLFLKEGKVVDKVVGAKKDELRTKVGKHAAVTSPTDDSCPTSDTCPTGATAIATATSSESATATATSTATSTATSTDTA; this is encoded by the exons atggCTGGAGAAAATCAAGTCATCGACTGCAACACTACTGACGCATGGGAAGAGCAGCTCCATAGGGGAAACGAGAACAAAAGACtg CTGGTGGTGGATTTCACGGCTTGGTCTTATGGACCCTGCCAGTTGATCGCCCCAATCTTGGCGGAGTTGGCTAAGAAGAACCCAGAAGTAACGTTCCTAAAGGTGTACGTGGATGAACTGAAGACTGTTTCTGAAAAGTGGGGTGTGGATGCAGTGCCTACCTTCCTCTTCCTCAAGGAAGGCAAGGTAGTGGACAAGGTTGTGGGTGCCAAGAAAGACGAGTTACGGACCAAAGTAGGGAAGCATGCCGCTGTTACCTCCCCCACTGATGATTCCTGTCCCACCAGTGATACCTGCCCCACCGGTGCTACTGCTATTGCTACTGCTACTTCTTCTGAGAGTGCTACTGCTACTGCTACTTCTACTGCTACTTCTACTGCTACTTCTACAGATACTGCCTAA
- the LOC109948710 gene encoding thioredoxin H-type-like — translation MAEENQVIDCHTTEAWEEQLHKGNENKKLLVVDFTAWSYGPCQLIAPILAELAKKNPKVTFLKVDVDELKTVSEKWGVDAVPTFLFLKEGKVVDKVVGAKKDELRTKVEKHDAAASRVDDTSRTGATAKATATACNSATATATATATSTTTSTAAAATPTATSTDTA, via the exons ATGGCTGAAGAAAATCAAGTCATCGACTGCCACACTACTGAGGCATGGGAAGAGCAGCTCCATAAGGGAAACGAGAACAAGAAACtg CTGGTGGTGGATTTCACGGCTTGGTCTTATGGACCTTGCCAGTTGATCGCCCCAATCTTGGCGGAGTTGGCTAAGAAGAACCCAAAAGTAACGTTCCTAAAAGTGGACGTGGATGAACTGAAGACTGTTTCTGAAAAGTGGGGTGTGGATGCAGTGCCTACCTTCCTCTTCCTCAAGGAAGGCAAGGTAGTGGACAAGGTTGTGGGTGCCAAGAAAGACGAGTTACGGACCAAAGTAGAGAAGCATGACGCTGCTGCCTCCCGCGTTGATGATACCAGCCGCACCGGTGCTACTGCTAAGGCTACTGCTACTGCTTGTAATAGTGCTACTGCTACTGCTACCGCTACTGCTACTAGTACTACTACTagtactgctgctgctgccacTCCTACTGCTACTTCTACAGATACTGCCTAA